In a single window of the Desulfocurvibacter africanus subsp. africanus DSM 2603 genome:
- the phoU gene encoding phosphate signaling complex protein PhoU gives MPDKMSSGERKGHTVKEFDRELEKLSNTVLAMGRKVGEQLGLAVKAVKERDAAAAAAARAMDDEVDDLEDRIDEDMLRLLALRNPMALDLRTVIVAGKIATDLERIGDYCANLARMTQRLASRDLDIFRSHLTLMADEVGGMLAQIMEAVAREDVELALGVWHRDKAVNTLYKEFIALLTQHICEDHKLNDSLSRLLNAARGLERMGDHITNIAEHVYFQVHGAKYREKS, from the coding sequence ATGCCAGATAAGATGAGCAGTGGAGAGCGCAAGGGGCACACGGTCAAGGAGTTCGATCGGGAACTGGAAAAGCTTTCGAACACGGTCCTGGCCATGGGCCGCAAGGTCGGCGAGCAGCTTGGCCTGGCGGTCAAGGCCGTCAAGGAACGGGACGCTGCCGCCGCTGCCGCCGCGCGGGCCATGGATGACGAGGTTGACGACCTGGAAGACCGCATCGACGAGGACATGCTCCGGCTGCTGGCTCTGCGCAACCCCATGGCTCTGGATCTGCGCACGGTCATCGTCGCAGGCAAGATCGCCACTGACTTGGAGCGAATCGGTGATTACTGCGCCAATCTGGCCAGGATGACCCAGCGTCTCGCCAGCAGGGATCTGGACATCTTCCGCTCGCATCTAACGCTAATGGCCGACGAGGTCGGGGGCATGCTGGCTCAGATCATGGAAGCCGTCGCGCGGGAAGATGTCGAACTGGCCCTGGGCGTCTGGCATCGCGATAAGGCCGTGAATACTTTGTACAAGGAATTTATTGCCCTGCTTACCCAGCACATATGCGAGGACCATAAACTGAACGATTCCCTGTCGCGGCTGCTGAACGCGGCGCGCGGCTTGGAGCGCATGGGCGACCACATCACCAACATCGCCGAGCACGTCTATTTTCAGGTCCACGGCGCCAAGTACCGGGAAAAGTCATAG
- a CDS encoding C39 family peptidase has product MPQDGRRVEARINLQIEAQPDDSTCGPTSLQAVYDYYGDDIGLERVIREVPRLENGGTLAVLLGCHALERGYRAVSYTYDLRVFDPTWFMLGKDLLLEKLAMQLTYKQSPRMAEATDAYQRYLRLGGQIRYQDLHGGLLRKYLKRGIPVLAGLSSTYLYGSARELDFGDRLVHDDVRGEPSGHFVVLSGYDIKGRSVTVADPLSPNPMGQSQFYEVGISHLINAIMLGIVTYDANLLVILPREDSKLREPDGRSRTPLRRKTDIAPVSDRTPQEQSSPRIRREQALIQASQADRVNQAGGKKKKRTSGKVRSRGSGGGGGKT; this is encoded by the coding sequence ATGCCGCAGGATGGCCGACGCGTGGAAGCCAGGATCAATCTTCAGATCGAAGCCCAGCCCGACGACTCCACCTGTGGCCCCACCAGCCTGCAGGCCGTGTATGATTACTATGGTGACGACATCGGCCTGGAACGGGTCATCCGGGAGGTCCCCCGCTTGGAAAACGGCGGCACCCTGGCGGTCCTGCTCGGTTGCCACGCCCTGGAGCGCGGCTACCGGGCTGTGTCATACACCTATGATCTGCGCGTTTTTGATCCGACCTGGTTCATGCTGGGCAAGGACCTGCTCCTGGAGAAGCTGGCCATGCAGCTCACCTACAAGCAGAGCCCGCGCATGGCCGAGGCCACCGATGCCTACCAGCGCTATCTGCGACTGGGCGGCCAGATACGCTACCAGGATCTGCACGGCGGCCTGCTGCGCAAATACCTCAAGCGCGGAATACCGGTGCTGGCCGGTCTGTCCTCCACCTATCTGTACGGCTCGGCCCGCGAACTCGATTTCGGCGACCGTCTGGTGCACGACGATGTGCGCGGCGAACCCTCGGGCCACTTCGTGGTCCTGTCCGGCTACGACATCAAGGGACGCAGCGTGACCGTGGCCGACCCGCTCAGCCCCAATCCCATGGGCCAGAGCCAATTCTACGAGGTGGGCATAAGCCACCTCATCAACGCCATCATGCTCGGCATAGTCACCTATGACGCCAACCTGCTGGTCATTCTCCCTCGCGAGGACAGCAAGCTCCGGGAGCCCGACGGCCGCTCGCGAACTCCGTTACGGCGCAAGACGGATATTGCGCCGGTGAGTGACAGGACGCCGCAGGAGCAGTCTTCGCCTCGCATTCGCCGGGAGCAGGCGCTCATCCAGGCGAGTCAGGCAGACCGGGTGAACCAAGCCGGTGGAAAAAAGAAGAAACGCACCTCCGGCAAAGTCCGGTCGCGAGGCAGCGGCGGAGGGGGCGGCAAGACCTAG
- a CDS encoding RimK family protein yields MSNLVVIENPEECPLHFDGVDTVSARTYLTGKECSRRGAFKVFNLCRSYRYQSMGYYVSLLAEARGHKAFPSILTIQDMKSSGLIRLTSDELEESINKALSGLDQQCKPCFNIYFGKSPGGLHASMAMDLYRRYPTPFLQAVFSWDKGWRLQNISPLAVREIPEGERAFAEETANTFFAAKRHVLPKKHVSRFDLAILHNPEEKIPPSNERALQRFIKAAAGLGIAAELITRDDADRIFEFDALFIRETTSVDHHTYRIARKAASEGLVVIDDPVSILRCTNKVYLAEVLRQNSVPAPKTLIVHSRNIDEALHEFAFPVILKQPDSSFSQGVSMARDEKEFLAMLKRLLDKSDLVIAQEFLPSEFDWRIGVLDRQPLYACKYFMAGSHWQIIQRDGAGQIKEGRVETVPVEFVPQQVLKTALRAANLMGDGLYGVDLKQKGKQAYVIEVNDNPSIEQGFEDNVLKEELYDRIMRVFLARIQAGKKGNWLL; encoded by the coding sequence TTGTCGAATCTTGTGGTCATCGAGAATCCCGAGGAGTGCCCGCTACACTTCGATGGAGTGGATACGGTCTCCGCCAGGACTTACCTGACCGGCAAGGAGTGTAGTCGGCGCGGGGCTTTCAAGGTCTTTAATCTCTGCCGTTCCTACCGCTACCAGTCCATGGGCTATTATGTCTCCCTGTTGGCCGAGGCCCGCGGGCACAAGGCCTTCCCTTCCATCCTGACCATCCAGGACATGAAGTCCTCGGGGCTCATCCGCCTGACCTCCGACGAACTGGAGGAGAGCATCAACAAGGCCCTGAGCGGGCTGGACCAGCAATGCAAGCCCTGCTTCAACATCTACTTCGGCAAGTCGCCCGGCGGCCTGCACGCGTCCATGGCCATGGACCTATACCGGCGTTATCCCACGCCGTTCCTGCAGGCGGTCTTCTCCTGGGACAAGGGCTGGCGGTTGCAGAACATCTCGCCCCTGGCCGTGCGTGAGATACCCGAAGGCGAGCGGGCTTTCGCCGAGGAAACAGCCAACACCTTTTTCGCGGCCAAGCGCCATGTTCTGCCCAAGAAGCATGTCTCGCGCTTCGACTTGGCCATTCTGCACAATCCCGAGGAAAAGATACCGCCCTCCAACGAACGGGCCCTGCAACGCTTCATCAAGGCCGCCGCCGGACTGGGCATCGCGGCCGAGCTCATCACGCGCGACGACGCCGACCGCATCTTCGAGTTCGACGCCCTGTTCATCCGCGAGACCACGAGCGTGGACCACCACACCTACCGCATCGCTCGCAAGGCCGCCTCGGAGGGACTGGTGGTCATCGACGATCCCGTGTCCATCCTGCGCTGCACCAACAAGGTCTACCTGGCCGAGGTGCTGCGCCAGAACAGCGTACCCGCGCCAAAGACGCTCATCGTGCACAGCCGCAACATCGATGAGGCCCTGCATGAGTTCGCTTTCCCGGTCATCCTTAAGCAGCCCGACAGCTCCTTCTCCCAAGGCGTGAGCATGGCCCGCGACGAGAAGGAGTTCCTGGCCATGCTCAAGCGGCTGCTGGACAAGTCCGACCTGGTCATCGCGCAGGAGTTCCTGCCTTCGGAATTCGACTGGCGCATTGGCGTGCTGGACCGCCAGCCGCTCTACGCCTGCAAGTATTTCATGGCCGGAAGCCACTGGCAGATCATCCAGCGCGACGGCGCGGGCCAGATCAAGGAAGGCAGAGTGGAGACCGTGCCCGTGGAGTTCGTGCCCCAGCAGGTGCTTAAAACCGCCCTGCGCGCGGCCAATCTCATGGGCGACGGCCTGTACGGCGTGGACCTCAAGCAGAAGGGCAAGCAAGCCTACGTCATCGAGGTCAACGACAATCCGAGCATCGAACAAGGCTTCGAGGACAACGTGCTTAAGGAGGAGTTGTACGACCGTATCATGCGCGTGTTCCTCGCGCGCATCCAGGCCGGCAAAAAGGGGAATTGGCTGCTATGA
- a CDS encoding carboxylate-amine ligase — MSTLRLFEAYGIEIEHMIVDRQSLDLRPVADRLLEAEAGVRTADVEREDMAWSNELVLHVIEFKTNGPASSLHGLARKFHAETLRAGELLAPLGCRLMPTGAHPWMDPQTETRLWPHECGVIYQTYDRIFSCKGHGWSNLQSMHINLPFADDEEFARLHAAIRLLMPLMPALTASTPVLDGRATGFLDTRMDYYARNSARVPSVTGLVVPEQVASREEYDRIIMQPMFADMAPLDPEGVLREEFLNARGSIARFGRGSIEIRVLDAQECPQADLAAAGLICAALEALCDGRRGDLDAQARLSTESLAAILARVTREADTASVEDANYLQVLGFPGEPGARAGEVWSWLAETCLPAALRDQDWEEPLAVMLGQGCLARRILDALGPDFGRGRLLEVYAELCDCLEGGRPFRP, encoded by the coding sequence ATGAGCACGCTGCGACTGTTCGAGGCCTACGGCATCGAGATCGAGCACATGATCGTGGACAGGCAAAGCCTGGATCTGCGGCCCGTGGCCGATCGGCTGCTGGAGGCCGAGGCCGGTGTGCGGACGGCCGATGTGGAGCGCGAGGACATGGCCTGGTCCAACGAACTGGTGCTGCACGTCATCGAATTCAAGACCAATGGCCCGGCTTCCAGCCTGCATGGCTTGGCCCGCAAGTTCCACGCCGAGACACTGCGCGCGGGCGAACTGCTTGCGCCCCTGGGCTGCCGTCTCATGCCCACGGGCGCGCACCCCTGGATGGACCCGCAGACCGAGACGCGCCTGTGGCCCCACGAGTGCGGCGTCATCTACCAGACCTATGACCGCATCTTTTCCTGCAAGGGCCATGGCTGGTCCAACCTGCAGAGCATGCACATCAATTTGCCTTTTGCCGACGACGAGGAGTTCGCCCGGCTGCACGCGGCCATCCGTCTGCTGATGCCGCTCATGCCGGCCCTCACGGCCAGCACGCCCGTGCTGGACGGCCGGGCCACGGGCTTCCTGGATACGCGCATGGACTACTACGCGCGCAACTCGGCCCGCGTGCCCAGTGTGACCGGCCTCGTGGTTCCCGAGCAGGTCGCCAGCCGCGAGGAGTACGATCGGATCATCATGCAGCCCATGTTCGCGGACATGGCGCCCTTGGACCCGGAAGGCGTGTTGCGCGAGGAGTTCCTGAACGCGCGCGGATCCATCGCCCGCTTCGGCCGGGGCTCCATCGAGATCCGGGTGCTCGACGCCCAGGAGTGCCCACAGGCCGACCTGGCTGCGGCAGGGCTTATCTGCGCCGCGCTGGAGGCCTTGTGCGACGGCCGGCGGGGTGACCTGGACGCACAGGCCAGGCTGTCCACCGAGTCCTTGGCCGCAATCCTGGCCCGCGTCACGCGCGAAGCCGATACGGCAAGCGTGGAGGATGCAAACTATTTGCAGGTCCTCGGCTTTCCAGGCGAGCCTGGCGCGCGGGCCGGCGAGGTTTGGTCCTGGCTGGCGGAAACCTGCCTGCCGGCGGCCTTGCGCGACCAGGACTGGGAAGAGCCGCTGGCGGTCATGCTCGGCCAGGGATGCCTGGCCCGGCGCATCCTCGACGCCTTGGGGCCGGATTTCGGACGCGGCCGCTTGTTGGAAGTCTATGCCGAATTGTGCGACTGTCTGGAAGGTGGCAGACCCTTTAGGCCCTAA
- a CDS encoding N-formylglutamate amidohydrolase, with protein MRSRAFSWRAAVAARSVRTDIACVVTCEHGGNRVPPEHAHRFVGLGDELAGHRGWDLGALEAAGDLALALEAEMVAATITRLLVDLNRSSGHPRLFSEATRGLPPQEREEILCRYYYPHRNRVRGIVAGELSAGRRVLHIAVHSFTPVLSGVERRVDVGLLYDPSREAEARFCRLWQEALHERDPVLSVRRNHPYKGVSDGLTTSLRQEFGLRYMGVELEINQKFVAMDTTSGSGAWKRLCGTLTRSAQMALERLAQG; from the coding sequence TTGCGCAGCCGGGCCTTTTCCTGGCGCGCGGCTGTGGCGGCTCGGAGCGTTCGGACAGACATCGCCTGCGTCGTGACCTGCGAGCACGGCGGCAACCGTGTGCCACCCGAGCATGCGCATCGATTTGTGGGTCTGGGCGACGAGTTGGCCGGCCATCGGGGCTGGGATCTCGGCGCGCTGGAGGCGGCCGGAGATCTGGCCCTTGCACTGGAAGCGGAAATGGTCGCCGCCACAATCACCAGGCTGCTGGTGGACCTGAATCGCTCATCCGGACATCCGCGCCTGTTTTCCGAGGCCACACGCGGCTTGCCGCCTCAGGAGCGCGAGGAAATTTTGTGCCGCTATTACTATCCCCATCGGAATCGGGTGCGCGGCATCGTGGCCGGAGAACTGTCTGCCGGCAGGCGCGTGCTGCACATTGCCGTGCATAGCTTCACGCCCGTGCTGTCCGGCGTGGAGCGCCGTGTCGACGTAGGGTTGCTTTATGATCCCTCGCGCGAGGCCGAGGCCCGATTTTGTCGCCTGTGGCAGGAGGCTCTGCACGAGCGCGACCCGGTCCTGAGCGTGCGGCGCAATCACCCGTACAAGGGCGTGTCCGACGGTCTGACCACGAGCCTGCGCCAGGAGTTCGGCCTGCGCTACATGGGCGTGGAGCTGGAGATCAATCAGAAGTTCGTGGCCATGGACACCACTTCCGGCAGCGGGGCATGGAAGCGCCTGTGCGGGACGCTGACCCGCTCGGCCCAGATGGCCCTGGAGCGGCTGGCGCAAGGCTGA
- a CDS encoding sensor histidine kinase has translation MSRSVLLVDDEAAFVDALAVRLEARGIEADTAYDGETALARLSDDVRVVVLDVNLPGQSGLDVLDAIKERSSLAEVLMLTGQADVRTAVEGMKRGAADYLLKPVDIETLAEAIRLAGRRREQTIESRRLRETARLATLGGLARGVAHELNNPVNVMVTSAGWMLDLLAEVSGTCPEYGELKDSAERIIVHGQRCKELTLKLLKYCGQRDARIRENDLAATLGKVLDGFAERIGALGVQAAVEIPAGIPPLLWPPADLEDVLYVLVENALDAMNATATGEGRLDISARILDNSLEIAVADTGHGIPADILPRIFDPFFSTKAPGEGMGLGLAICQTIVTGHGGRVEVESEAGKGAIFRVHIPFRSARP, from the coding sequence ATGAGCAGGTCTGTGTTGCTCGTCGATGACGAAGCGGCCTTTGTGGACGCGCTGGCCGTCAGACTGGAAGCGCGCGGCATCGAGGCCGATACGGCCTACGACGGGGAGACGGCTCTGGCGCGGCTTTCGGATGATGTGCGGGTGGTCGTCCTGGACGTGAACCTGCCCGGACAAAGCGGGCTGGATGTTCTGGACGCCATTAAGGAGCGCTCCTCCCTGGCGGAGGTGCTGATGCTTACGGGCCAGGCGGATGTGCGCACGGCCGTGGAGGGTATGAAACGGGGGGCGGCCGACTACCTGCTGAAGCCCGTGGATATCGAAACCCTTGCGGAAGCCATCCGCCTGGCCGGTCGGCGGCGAGAGCAAACCATCGAAAGCCGCCGCCTGCGCGAGACGGCCAGGCTCGCCACGCTGGGCGGGCTCGCCCGCGGGGTGGCCCATGAGCTGAACAACCCGGTGAACGTCATGGTCACTTCGGCCGGGTGGATGCTCGACCTTCTTGCCGAGGTATCCGGAACTTGCCCCGAATATGGGGAGTTGAAGGACTCGGCCGAACGCATCATCGTGCATGGACAGCGTTGCAAGGAGCTGACCCTGAAGCTCCTGAAGTATTGCGGGCAGCGCGACGCAAGGATTCGCGAGAACGACCTCGCGGCGACGCTCGGCAAGGTTCTCGACGGCTTTGCCGAAAGGATCGGGGCACTGGGAGTGCAGGCGGCGGTGGAAATACCGGCTGGCATCCCCCCGCTGCTCTGGCCGCCCGCCGACCTGGAGGACGTCCTGTACGTCCTCGTGGAAAACGCCCTGGATGCCATGAACGCCACGGCAACCGGGGAAGGCAGACTCGATATTTCCGCCCGCATTCTGGATAACAGCCTGGAAATCGCCGTGGCCGACACCGGCCACGGCATCCCGGCCGACATCCTGCCCAGGATATTCGACCCGTTCTTCTCGACCAAGGCCCCCGGCGAGGGCATGGGGCTCGGGTTGGCTATCTGCCAAACCATTGTCACGGGACATGGCGGACGTGTCGAGGTCGAAAGCGAAGCGGGCAAGGGAGCGATTTTCCGCGTGCATATCCCCTTCCGCTCCGCCCGCCCCTGA
- a CDS encoding response regulator, with the protein MPLKKIKLLLVDDEENFVNTLSERMKMRDVPSKVVYNGEQALEAVKTETPDVMVLDLRMPGIDGMEVLRKVRKTHPQVQIIILTGHGTTLDEEEAKRLGAFHYHKKPIDIDELLGTVKKAYRERIEDAMVAATFAQAGDFEGADDILKENKQK; encoded by the coding sequence ATGCCCCTGAAGAAGATCAAGCTTCTGCTGGTGGACGACGAGGAGAACTTCGTCAACACCCTGTCCGAGCGCATGAAGATGCGCGACGTGCCCTCCAAGGTGGTCTACAACGGCGAACAGGCCCTGGAAGCCGTGAAGACCGAGACCCCGGATGTCATGGTGCTCGACCTGCGCATGCCCGGCATCGACGGCATGGAAGTCCTGCGCAAGGTGCGCAAGACCCATCCCCAGGTCCAGATCATCATCCTCACCGGCCACGGCACGACTCTGGACGAGGAAGAGGCCAAGCGGCTCGGAGCCTTCCACTATCACAAGAAGCCCATCGATATCGACGAGCTCCTTGGCACGGTGAAGAAGGCCTACCGTGAGCGCATCGAGGACGCCATGGTCGCGGCGACCTTCGCCCAGGCCGGCGATTTCGAAGGCGCTGATGATATCCTCAAGGAAAACAAGCAGAAGTAG
- a CDS encoding response regulator → MDRSPWKVLLVDDEQQFVSTLAERLELRGIAARVAYNGDQALEAVEIDTPNIIVLDVIMPGMKGLEVLRHVKAKHPEVQVILLTGQGATRDGIEGMRLGAFDYMIKPLDIEALVEKMEEAYNVALQARNME, encoded by the coding sequence ATGGATAGATCACCTTGGAAGGTCTTACTGGTGGATGACGAGCAGCAGTTCGTCTCGACCTTGGCCGAGCGGCTGGAACTGCGAGGAATCGCGGCGCGCGTGGCCTACAATGGCGATCAGGCCTTGGAGGCCGTGGAGATCGACACCCCGAACATCATTGTGCTCGACGTGATCATGCCAGGCATGAAGGGCCTCGAAGTGCTCCGGCACGTCAAGGCCAAGCACCCCGAGGTGCAGGTCATCCTGCTTACGGGCCAGGGCGCCACGCGCGACGGTATCGAAGGCATGCGCCTCGGGGCCTTCGACTACATGATCAAGCCCCTGGACATCGAAGCTCTCGTCGAAAAGATGGAAGAGGCCTATAACGTCGCGCTCCAGGCGCGCAATATGGAGTAG
- a CDS encoding sensor histidine kinase has translation MDKAAAPLGIKTSPPPDLHGPRDVAPRRYKVLRRKFVVIMALVAIVPLIAMGAINYLEFQAALSREVQSPLRALLYKTKNTIELYLAERASKVSFIAQAYGFEDLADETTLRRIFKVLSSTSEGFVDLGLIGDDGVQVSYTGPYALQGVDYSNEAWFQLVQVKGIYISDVFMGFRRFPHIVIAVRRLGDDGRFWIVRTTLDTSQFDKIIAAMGLESDSDAFLLNKKGVLQTNSRYYGDVLKQAPFTLPPQSYEINLVDTTDPAGRDVYMAYTYFSDVNLVLMAVKSRVGALQTWSAVRGDFILIFVVGTILIFLVANRLTKGLVQHLKESDERREFAFREVEHNQRLSSIGRLAAGLAHEVNNPLAIINEQAGLLKDLLNRQADGPEKERYSRLADSILAAVKRCRDITHNMLGFARRMELAIEFLSINEVLAETLSFLRKEAESRDVEIILDLDPNLSTIPSDRGQLQQVFLNILNNALAAVSDKGRIQISSKDSGQNVLVSIEDNGCGMPKETLEHIFEPFFTTKKGRGTGLGLSITYGIVKRLGGDIDVRSTPGQGTTFTVLLPKQGKLEERS, from the coding sequence ATGGATAAGGCTGCCGCCCCGTTGGGCATCAAGACCTCCCCACCTCCGGACCTTCATGGCCCCAGGGACGTCGCGCCCAGGCGCTACAAGGTATTGCGCCGCAAGTTCGTGGTCATCATGGCTCTCGTGGCCATTGTCCCGCTCATCGCCATGGGGGCAATCAATTACCTGGAGTTCCAGGCCGCCCTGAGCCGTGAGGTTCAGAGCCCGCTGCGCGCGCTGCTCTACAAGACCAAGAACACCATCGAGCTGTACCTCGCCGAGCGAGCCTCGAAGGTGAGCTTCATTGCCCAGGCCTACGGCTTCGAGGACCTTGCTGACGAGACCACCTTGCGACGCATATTCAAGGTGCTCTCATCGACGTCCGAAGGCTTCGTCGATCTCGGGCTGATCGGCGATGATGGCGTCCAGGTCTCCTATACCGGGCCCTACGCGCTCCAGGGAGTCGATTACTCCAACGAAGCCTGGTTCCAACTGGTCCAGGTCAAAGGCATCTATATTTCCGACGTGTTCATGGGCTTCAGGCGCTTTCCGCATATTGTCATCGCCGTACGCCGCTTGGGCGACGACGGACGCTTCTGGATCGTCAGGACTACCCTCGACACGAGCCAGTTCGACAAGATCATCGCCGCCATGGGCCTCGAGTCCGATTCGGACGCTTTTCTGCTCAACAAGAAGGGCGTGCTGCAGACCAATTCGCGCTACTACGGAGACGTCCTGAAGCAAGCGCCGTTTACGCTGCCGCCGCAGAGCTACGAGATCAATCTCGTGGATACCACCGACCCGGCGGGCCGGGACGTCTATATGGCCTACACCTACTTCTCGGACGTGAACTTAGTGCTCATGGCCGTCAAGTCGCGCGTAGGAGCACTGCAGACATGGTCCGCGGTCAGAGGCGATTTCATCCTGATCTTCGTGGTCGGCACGATCCTCATCTTCTTGGTGGCCAACCGCCTTACCAAAGGTCTCGTGCAGCACCTCAAGGAAAGCGACGAGCGCCGGGAGTTCGCCTTCCGTGAAGTCGAGCACAACCAGCGCCTCTCGTCCATCGGCCGGCTGGCCGCCGGCTTGGCCCACGAAGTGAACAACCCGCTGGCGATCATCAACGAGCAAGCCGGCCTGCTCAAGGACCTTCTGAACCGGCAGGCCGACGGACCCGAAAAGGAGCGCTACTCCCGCTTGGCGGATTCCATTCTCGCCGCGGTGAAGCGTTGCCGGGACATCACCCATAATATGCTCGGCTTTGCCCGGCGCATGGAACTCGCCATCGAATTCCTCAGCATAAACGAGGTTCTCGCCGAAACTCTCAGTTTCCTGCGCAAGGAGGCCGAGTCGCGCGACGTCGAGATCATTCTCGACCTTGATCCTAACCTGTCGACAATACCCTCGGACCGCGGACAGCTGCAGCAGGTTTTCCTGAATATCCTCAACAATGCATTGGCAGCGGTGAGCGACAAAGGGCGAATTCAAATTTCCAGCAAAGACAGCGGCCAAAACGTTTTGGTATCCATCGAGGATAACGGCTGCGGCATGCCTAAAGAAACCTTGGAGCACATTTTCGAGCCATTCTTCACGACGAAGAAAGGCAGAGGCACTGGCCTGGGCCTGTCGATCACCTATGGCATCGTCAAGCGCCTGGGCGGCGATATCGACGTCAGGAGCACTCCGGGCCAGGGTACAACGTTCACGGTGCTCTTGCCCAAGCAGGGCAAGTTGGAAGAGAGGAGTTAA
- a CDS encoding sigma 54-interacting transcriptional regulator translates to MKGPLRRLTGIDPCRLDLAEMFDELPMGLAVIDGQEIVLFLNRSLELLTGYRCDEAAGLPARHVLHLGLPLRDTPQGSEMVTDLIDRYRRKLPVRVKSLRVSGAEGGDTRRLLVVEDLSALKEIEERTRNVLAGGEILSRSASMEGIKRLVQAVAETSVPTLVTGETGTGKDLVALAIHRASPRSRGPFITATCGPLPEHVLESELFGQAGKTELQGKFQLAHTGTLYIAEVGDLPLTQQARLVRFLDEGVIHPAGSTSGQKVDVRLIISTNRDPEELLRAKALREDLYHRLGVARIHLPPLRERGEDMDFLLAHFLDLFASRLKKVVRGFSPEARRILAAYPFPGNVRELKNIVEFSVMIASAESIGSDELPSHVLSSNRAERRDHHKQRGDISHPHKSGRGHTAGKGGK, encoded by the coding sequence GTGAAGGGACCGTTGCGCAGGCTGACCGGAATCGACCCATGCAGGCTCGACCTCGCCGAAATGTTCGACGAGCTGCCTATGGGATTGGCGGTCATTGATGGGCAAGAGATCGTTCTCTTCCTTAACAGGAGCCTTGAGCTCCTGACGGGGTACCGCTGTGACGAGGCCGCCGGCCTGCCGGCCCGTCACGTGCTCCACCTGGGGCTACCCCTGCGCGACACGCCCCAGGGCAGCGAGATGGTCACCGACCTCATCGACCGCTACCGCCGCAAGCTGCCGGTGCGTGTTAAGTCCCTGCGGGTTTCCGGCGCGGAGGGAGGCGACACGCGCCGTTTGTTGGTGGTGGAGGACCTGAGCGCCCTCAAAGAGATTGAGGAGCGCACCCGCAACGTGCTGGCTGGAGGCGAGATCCTCTCGCGCAGCGCGAGCATGGAAGGCATCAAACGCCTCGTCCAAGCCGTGGCGGAAACGAGCGTGCCCACGCTCGTCACAGGCGAGACCGGCACCGGCAAGGACCTCGTGGCCCTGGCCATTCACCGGGCCTCGCCGCGTTCCCGCGGCCCCTTCATAACCGCCACCTGCGGCCCCCTGCCCGAGCATGTCCTGGAAAGCGAGCTGTTCGGCCAGGCCGGAAAAACCGAATTGCAGGGCAAATTCCAACTCGCGCACACCGGTACGCTCTACATCGCGGAAGTCGGTGATCTCCCATTAACGCAGCAGGCCAGGCTGGTGCGTTTCCTCGATGAGGGCGTCATTCATCCGGCAGGCTCTACCTCCGGGCAAAAAGTGGATGTCCGGCTCATCATATCGACCAACCGCGACCCCGAGGAGCTGCTGCGGGCCAAGGCCCTGCGCGAGGACCTGTATCATCGGCTGGGCGTTGCCCGCATTCACCTGCCGCCGTTGCGCGAGCGCGGCGAGGATATGGATTTTCTCCTGGCGCATTTCCTCGACCTCTTCGCCTCACGCCTCAAGAAGGTTGTGCGGGGCTTCTCGCCCGAAGCTCGGCGCATCCTGGCCGCATACCCCTTCCCAGGCAACGTCCGAGAGCTTAAGAATATCGTAGAGTTCTCGGTCATGATCGCCAGCGCAGAGAGCATTGGCTCGGATGAGCTTCCAAGCCACGTGCTTTCATCCAACCGCGCCGAACGCCGCGATCACCACAAGCAGCGAGGCGATATCTCGCACCCGCACAAGAGCGGTCGGGGCCATACAGCCGGGAAAGGCGGCAAGTAG